A single region of the Salvelinus namaycush isolate Seneca unplaced genomic scaffold, SaNama_1.0 Scaffold1520, whole genome shotgun sequence genome encodes:
- the LOC120036918 gene encoding M-phase phosphoprotein 9-like isoform X2, whose translation MHSEQYSFFLLFPFTLFPIFLIFSQLPILPSFSRLRENLREKHCRHVADLKAYYEAEIKLLRDKLDLRDLPHDLEQSNHTLRQRCAQLERALSEASSRIQELENKNSILEKQLADWPERYATACSTATSLQQRLDENRRSVREKDASAGCLRTRVRQLEEALENTCRETEEKEARREREYKMLQDDNLMSSENKLFDANEQISRLKRVICKMESQVNQLDYVNQARSRQAVQNHTQSSGAGLYHHPDLLLSPSKHPRQQESTYRISPCPQTDQSHSTRKSPRPQTDQSPSYRMSPCPQTDQLGSYRKSPCPQTDQSGNSCHTGSRRCSSPPESEQPQNQGGGVREARGPLTPLMRALIELEETRTTEGRAPWLGSRRPTVGFIERNHREPQTQDLDRAMEDVAGLETGMSGTVRGVSLLRAQRSLSPEGHRSSSLPPRTQRTTFPPTTPTKRETLMMPLSAKSSPKRCPAENYSTAFGNPSPRQQLHTRFDVALDQRRHSFHNSSPRKRLFPEASQRSSGGSVESSGSVDPQEGVFGLGWQEQGTGGSCSDLQDPGTDLQTRLHSLADAERMLDELTMEKQQIESALSRMPGSGGRVSLQTRLDEVALENRLERVNRDLGSIRMTLKRFHVLRSSANI comes from the exons atgcatTCTGAGCAGTACTCCTTCTTTCTCCTCTTCCCATTCACTCTCTTCCCAATTTTCCTCATCTTTTCCCAACTTCCtatcctcccctctttctccaggctgagagagaatctGAGGGAGAAACACTGTCGTCATGTAGCTGATCTGAAGGCTTACTATGAGGCGGAGATCAAACTCCTCAGAGACAAACTGGACCTGAGAGACCTGCCACACGACCTAGAGCAGAGCAACCACACACTcagacagag GTGTGCTCAGCTAGAGAGGGCTCTGTCTGAAGCCAGCAGCCGTATCCAGGAGCTGGAGAACAAGAACTCCATCCTGGAAAAACAACTG GCTGACTGGCCGGAGCGCTACGCCACAGCCTGCTCCACGGCAACGTCCCTGCAGCAGCGATTGGACGAAAACAGGCGGTCAGTCAGGGAGAAGGACGCCTCAGCTGGCTGCCTCAGGACCCGGGTCCGGCAGCTAGAGGAGGCCTTGGAGAACACCTGCAGAGAAACAGAAGAGAAGGAGgccaggagggagagggagtacAAGATGCTGCAGGAC GACAACCTGATGTCTTCAGAGAACAAGCTGTTTGATGCCAACGAGCAGATCTCTAGACTAAAAAG GGTGATCTGTAAGATGGAGAGCCAGGTGAATCAACTGGATTATGTGAACCAGGCCAGGAGTCGCCAGGCCGTCCAGAACCACACACAGTCCTCTGGAGCTGG TCTGTACCACCATCCGGACCTGCTGCTGTCCCCCAGCAAACACCCTCGGCAACAAGAATCCACATATAGGATATCTCCTTGCCCTCAAACTGACCAATCACATAGCACCAGGAAGTCTCCTCGTCCTCAAACTGACCAATCGCCGAGTTACAGGATGTCTCCTTGCCCTCAAACTGACCAATTGGGCAGCTACAGGAAGTCTCCCTGTCCTCAAACTGACCAATCAGGCAACTCGTGCCACACTGGCAGCAGGAG GTGTTCGTCCCCTCCAGAGAGTGAGCAGCCCCAGAACCAGGGTGGGGGTGTGAGGGAGGCTCGGGGGCCTCTGACCCCACTGATGAGGGCCCTGATAGAGCTTGAGGAGACCAGGACCACTGAGGGCCGGGCCCCCT GGTTGGGCAGCCGGAGGCCTACTGTTGGCTTCatagagagaaaccacagagaaCCACAAACACAGGACCTTGACAGGGCTATGGAGGATGTGGCTGGCCTAGAGACGGGAATGTCCGGGACAGTCAGGGGTGTGTCTCTGCTGAGAGCCCAGAGAAGTCTGTCTCCAGAAGGCCACAGGTCCTCCTCTCTGCCCCCCCGCACCCAGAGGACCACCTTCCCCCCTACTACACCCA CTAAGAGGGAGACCCTAATGATGCCTCTGTCAGCTAAGTCCAGCCCCAAACGCTGTCCTGCAGAGAACTACTCCACTGCCTTTGGCAACCCATCACCACGACAACAGCTACACACCAG GTTTGACGTGGCGTTAGACCAGAGACGCCACTCCTTCCACAACTCCAGCCCCAGGAAGAGACTGTTCCCAGAAG cctCCCAGCGGTCGTCTGGTGGCTCAGTGGAGTCCTCAGGCAGTGTTGACCCCCAGGAGGGTGTCTTTGGGCTGGGCTGGCAGGAGCAAGGGACTGGGGGGTCATGCTCAGACCTCCAGGACCCAGGGACAGACCTCCAGACCAGGCTCCACTCCCTGGCCGACGCTGAGAGGATGTTAGACGAGCTCACTATGGAGAAACAACAG atTGAGTCAGCGTTGAGCCGGATGCCTGGATCTGGTGGGAGGGTGAGCTTGCAGACCAGGTTAGATGAG GTGGCCTTAGAGAACCGTCTAGAGAGAGTAAACCGTGACCTGGGTTCCATCCGCATGACCCTGAAGAGGTTCCACGTTCTACGCTCCTCTGCCAACATATAG
- the LOC120036918 gene encoding M-phase phosphoprotein 9-like isoform X1 codes for MHSEQYSFFLLFPFTLFPIFLIFSQLPILPSFSRLRENLREKHCRHVADLKAYYEAEIKLLRDKLDLRDLPHDLEQSNHTLRQRCAQLERALSEASSRIQELENKNSILEKQLADWPERYATACSTATSLQQRLDENRRSVREKDASAGCLRTRVRQLEEALENTCRETEEKEARREREYKMLQDLLGEYDSLRKEHEGVKDNLMSSENKLFDANEQISRLKRVICKMESQVNQLDYVNQARSRQAVQNHTQSSGAGLYHHPDLLLSPSKHPRQQESTYRISPCPQTDQSHSTRKSPRPQTDQSPSYRMSPCPQTDQLGSYRKSPCPQTDQSGNSCHTGSRRCSSPPESEQPQNQGGGVREARGPLTPLMRALIELEETRTTEGRAPWLGSRRPTVGFIERNHREPQTQDLDRAMEDVAGLETGMSGTVRGVSLLRAQRSLSPEGHRSSSLPPRTQRTTFPPTTPTKRETLMMPLSAKSSPKRCPAENYSTAFGNPSPRQQLHTRFDVALDQRRHSFHNSSPRKRLFPEASQRSSGGSVESSGSVDPQEGVFGLGWQEQGTGGSCSDLQDPGTDLQTRLHSLADAERMLDELTMEKQQIESALSRMPGSGGRVSLQTRLDEVALENRLERVNRDLGSIRMTLKRFHVLRSSANI; via the exons atgcatTCTGAGCAGTACTCCTTCTTTCTCCTCTTCCCATTCACTCTCTTCCCAATTTTCCTCATCTTTTCCCAACTTCCtatcctcccctctttctccaggctgagagagaatctGAGGGAGAAACACTGTCGTCATGTAGCTGATCTGAAGGCTTACTATGAGGCGGAGATCAAACTCCTCAGAGACAAACTGGACCTGAGAGACCTGCCACACGACCTAGAGCAGAGCAACCACACACTcagacagag GTGTGCTCAGCTAGAGAGGGCTCTGTCTGAAGCCAGCAGCCGTATCCAGGAGCTGGAGAACAAGAACTCCATCCTGGAAAAACAACTG GCTGACTGGCCGGAGCGCTACGCCACAGCCTGCTCCACGGCAACGTCCCTGCAGCAGCGATTGGACGAAAACAGGCGGTCAGTCAGGGAGAAGGACGCCTCAGCTGGCTGCCTCAGGACCCGGGTCCGGCAGCTAGAGGAGGCCTTGGAGAACACCTGCAGAGAAACAGAAGAGAAGGAGgccaggagggagagggagtacAAGATGCTGCAGGAC CTTCTGGGGGAGTATGACTCTCTGAGGAAAGAGCACGAGGGGGTGAAG GACAACCTGATGTCTTCAGAGAACAAGCTGTTTGATGCCAACGAGCAGATCTCTAGACTAAAAAG GGTGATCTGTAAGATGGAGAGCCAGGTGAATCAACTGGATTATGTGAACCAGGCCAGGAGTCGCCAGGCCGTCCAGAACCACACACAGTCCTCTGGAGCTGG TCTGTACCACCATCCGGACCTGCTGCTGTCCCCCAGCAAACACCCTCGGCAACAAGAATCCACATATAGGATATCTCCTTGCCCTCAAACTGACCAATCACATAGCACCAGGAAGTCTCCTCGTCCTCAAACTGACCAATCGCCGAGTTACAGGATGTCTCCTTGCCCTCAAACTGACCAATTGGGCAGCTACAGGAAGTCTCCCTGTCCTCAAACTGACCAATCAGGCAACTCGTGCCACACTGGCAGCAGGAG GTGTTCGTCCCCTCCAGAGAGTGAGCAGCCCCAGAACCAGGGTGGGGGTGTGAGGGAGGCTCGGGGGCCTCTGACCCCACTGATGAGGGCCCTGATAGAGCTTGAGGAGACCAGGACCACTGAGGGCCGGGCCCCCT GGTTGGGCAGCCGGAGGCCTACTGTTGGCTTCatagagagaaaccacagagaaCCACAAACACAGGACCTTGACAGGGCTATGGAGGATGTGGCTGGCCTAGAGACGGGAATGTCCGGGACAGTCAGGGGTGTGTCTCTGCTGAGAGCCCAGAGAAGTCTGTCTCCAGAAGGCCACAGGTCCTCCTCTCTGCCCCCCCGCACCCAGAGGACCACCTTCCCCCCTACTACACCCA CTAAGAGGGAGACCCTAATGATGCCTCTGTCAGCTAAGTCCAGCCCCAAACGCTGTCCTGCAGAGAACTACTCCACTGCCTTTGGCAACCCATCACCACGACAACAGCTACACACCAG GTTTGACGTGGCGTTAGACCAGAGACGCCACTCCTTCCACAACTCCAGCCCCAGGAAGAGACTGTTCCCAGAAG cctCCCAGCGGTCGTCTGGTGGCTCAGTGGAGTCCTCAGGCAGTGTTGACCCCCAGGAGGGTGTCTTTGGGCTGGGCTGGCAGGAGCAAGGGACTGGGGGGTCATGCTCAGACCTCCAGGACCCAGGGACAGACCTCCAGACCAGGCTCCACTCCCTGGCCGACGCTGAGAGGATGTTAGACGAGCTCACTATGGAGAAACAACAG atTGAGTCAGCGTTGAGCCGGATGCCTGGATCTGGTGGGAGGGTGAGCTTGCAGACCAGGTTAGATGAG GTGGCCTTAGAGAACCGTCTAGAGAGAGTAAACCGTGACCTGGGTTCCATCCGCATGACCCTGAAGAGGTTCCACGTTCTACGCTCCTCTGCCAACATATAG